The following coding sequences are from one Capsicum annuum cultivar UCD-10X-F1 chromosome 3, UCD10Xv1.1, whole genome shotgun sequence window:
- the LOC107862629 gene encoding vignain: protein MKKLVLVLFSLALVFRLGESFDYHEKELETEEKLWEMYERWRSHHTVSRSLDEKHKRFNVFKANVNYVHNFNNKDKTYKLKLNKFADMTNHEFRQHYAGSKIKHHRTLLGASRANGTYMYANEDNVPPSVDWRKRGAVTPVKDQGQCGSCWAFSTVVAVEGINQIKTRNLVSLSEQELVDCDTAQNQGCDGGLMDLAFDFIKEKGGITTERQYPYMAKDDQCDIQKRNAPVVSIDGHEDVPPNDEDALLKAVANQPVSVAIDASGSDFQFYSEGVFTGECGTELDHGVAIVGYGTTLDGTKYWIVKNSWGAEWGERGYIRMQRKVDAEEGLCGIAMEPSYPIKNSSNNPTGPPATTPKDEL from the exons ATGAAGAAGTTAGTCCTAGTTCTTTTCTCCTTAGCTTTGGTATTTAGGCTGGGAGAGAGTTTCGATTACCACGAGAAGGAGTTGGAGACTGAGGAAAAATTATGGGAGATGTATGAGAGATGGCGGAGTCATCACACTGTGTCGAGGAGCCTTGACGAGAAACACAAGAGGTTCAATGTGTTTAAGGCTAATGTAAACTATGTTCACAACTTCaacaacaaggataagacttataaGCTGAAACTTAACAAGTTTGCAGACATGACTAACCATGAATTCAGACAACATTATGCTGGTTCCAAGATTAAGCATCATCGTACTCTTCTTGGAGCTTCAAGAGCAAATGGAACTTACATGTACGCAAACGAGGATAATGTCCCTCCCTCTGTTGACTGGAGGAAGAGAGGTGCTGTCACTCCTGTCAAAGACCAAGGCCAGTGTG GAAGTTGCTGGGCATTTTCAACTGTGGTGGCCGTAGAGGGGATAAACCAAATCAAAACGAGGAATTTAGTATCTTTATCAGAGCAAGAACTTGTTGACTGTGACACTGCACAAAACCAAGGATGCGATGGAGGGTTGATGGACCTGGCGTTTGATTTCATCAAGGAGAAGGGAGGTATCACAACAGAGAGGCAGTATCCTTATATGGCTAAAGACGACCAGTGTGACATTCAAAAG AGGAATGCTCCGGTGGTATCAATTGACGGACACGAGGATGTTCCTCCAAATGATGAGGATGCACTGCTTAAAGCAGTAGCCAACCAGCCTGTATCTGTAGCTATAGACGCTTCAGGTTCTGACTTCCAGTTCTACTCTGAG GGAGTATTCACCGGAGAATGTGGTACTGAGTTGGACCATGGTGTGGCAATTGTGGGGTATGGCACAACCCTTGATGGAACCAAATACTGGATTGTGAAGAACTCATGGGGAGCTGAATGGGGAGAAAGAGGATACATTAGGATGCAGCGCAAGGTTGATGCAGAAGAGGGGTTGTGTGGTATAGCAATGGAACCATCTTACCCCATCAAGAACTCATCGAACAACCCCACAGGACCTCCTGCAACCACACCCAAGGATGAACTCTAA